The DNA window ACATCAAGCAAATTGGAGAAAGCTTTGCTGAGAAATTTGCCCCAGCAGCAAGTGCGAGTCGTGGTTGTATTCTGCTCTACCTCTGAAATTTAATCACATTTCAAAAGCCTCTTCTGTTTTACTTAGTTAGCATGTCCAACTGAGGTGTGATCCGAAGAACcatttaagggtctcgacctgaaacgtcaaccactcctctccagatctgctgcctgtcccgccgagttgctcggtttaagccagcatctgcagtccaatcccttcctacacataccaatAACATTGATCCCATCATACCAAGGCAGTGTGACTAGATATTAGGATTAAATGCCATATCAACCATTGCAATGTTTACTTCCACTTGCACATTCTAGAGAAAGACTTCAGAAGACTCACTGCAACTCAGGAACATAATGTTACTCCAAATGAACTCCCATGCAAAACTCTATTACCTTCAATGAAGGAAATAAAAGGTAAATATCCTCAACTCTTCTTCATCCTGTATCCGCTGATGATTCGTGTGATAGAAATTTAAGAGGAGCAACAGAATATGCTGTGTGCACTATTCCATTTCTTTGAAGTTTACTTGATCTCGCCATAAATGTTACTCAGTTAAAATAATCCAACCCTTCATCACCTATCCCTGATaagattttaatatatttttagtaCCATATTTATCTTGCATTCCTTCTGTAATGTTTAATTTACTTATTAAGATTGTCTTTTCTTCTATTTTAAAAAAGGTTTATCAATATGGGAATAAATACACAATTTGAACTGGAATTAATATATATGTACAGATTTTTTGTTCGTTGTCTGTTCACATGGTCTAGATTTTATATCGTTGCAACCAGATGTGTTTAAGTATGAATTATGTTCGTTGCAGATCATGTGCAGGGCAATGCAACCCCCCTGATGCCCTATGATTCCCCAGTTTGTTTCCATCAGTCGATTTATCAAGATGTCGGACCCAGTGGACAAGAACAGTGTGGATCAGACAGCCTTGaagagtcacctttgctccaTGCACCATCCGATCTGCCAAGTCAGTCAGCTGTTCGTCCACTTAGAAGCGTGGGAAAGATGGGTGATCGTGAAAACACTGAGCAACCTCTCTATTCACAgatttgtgctgtgccattctgtGCGGTTCCAGCCGATTCCAAGGCAGCTGGGACTGAGATGGACGGCACATTCTATTCTCCAAAGCAGCAGGTACCTGCAGGACAGTTCATAACTACATTAAACCAGGACCATCAATGTCCTGATGCATTAGAGACTGAATGCAGTTTGTTAGTGATCAATGTCGGTAACTCTGAAGTGGAACCCACGTGCAACATGAATATTGTTACTGGTGAAAATACATCCCGTGGGAAATGTACCAGTCACTGTAATAACATTCCTGGGAATATTGCTGGTCAGGTTGACTGTGGGGATCTGCAGCCTGCATGTGAACTAGCTACCAGTCTCACTGTAATCAGAATAAGAGATCAAAACACAGAAAAAGATGATCAGACAGAATCTGAACATAAAGAAGTTCTAACTAGTTCCAACATCTGTTCTTTGGTGGAACCTACAGAGGGCGAGGAAGTAGAAGTTCACCTTGACAAGAATTCCACCACATGTTTGATTCATAGTGTGGAGACTGGAACTAATCAAAATAATTCCACTCAGGATACCTTTGGGACTCCAAGCTTGCCAAATATGCAAGAGTCAGATTTACTAGACATTCCAGTTGTTGCATTGGAACTGCCTGAAGATGGGAAGCCAAGTGTTGACACTATTAATAATACTAACTTAAAATCCTCATCCTTTTTATACGTTAATGTAAGTAAAGGGATTCAGGTGTCAGGAACTGATAAGTCTATATCAAAATCAGATCTTGTTGTCAGACCAAAGTCTTCCAGTTTTGTTAAGCAGGCTCTCTCCATTCACCAGTACGATAGGCAGAAGTCAAGGAAACAAATGAATGTTGGGGCAGACTCCAGTCATTGTGCTGGCAATGAAAACTGGGCCACTACAGCACCAGCCAAAGGCAACAAAAGTGAAGATGAGGACACGAATGACCATACAACTCTCAGCAGATCTTCAAGTCTACAGTCTCATCACAATATTTCAATGGACACCTCTTCCAGTACTAACTCACAGTCCTGCTCTTCCCCAGATCACACTTATCACAACTACCAAAATCCATATCGACAGGGCGACCCAAGAGCAGTGTCAGAGTCATTCTTGAAAGTCATGCATTGTCTCATAGAAAACCAGAGGCAGCAGGAACAGCAAGCCGTGGCCGATGGGTCCCTACGAACACACATCAGGGTCTTCAGTATGGATGGGGGAGCAGATGTGGTCTTGAGCAGGGCGTCCAGAGGTGGCAACAACAATCAGGGAAGAACGTTAACCTCTTCAAAGTCAGACCTGGAGGCCAAAGAAGGACAGATTCCGAATGAATCAAACTTTATAGAGTTTATATCTTTACTGGAGTCAATTAATAGCTCAAGAGTGAATGCAGCAGGCTGGGCGAGTGACTGTCGAGAGGAGGGTGCCATGGGCGGAGGTACGTTCTATGTCACTTTAGGATGGCTTTGTCATATAGTTGTGTAAATTAAAATAACCAGCTAGTGTGCATGTATTTCCTTCTGTGTTATTTCCACATAGGTGTAATGGACATTCCATCTGTatcttattaaaaaaaaatcatttgcttACAAAACCttatttcctgtttttttttgtaacaCTTTTTGTGTTAATGCTTCCATTCCAAATTCCTGGATTTGCATTTGCAATGGAAACTGCCTGTAATCCTGCAATCTGACCACAGGTTGGCACTGCATTCTCATACTACCCCCACCTGCCCATGAATTATGAAATCTGATTCACAAATTTAACTGAGTGATTGAATTTTCCAATATCTGAACTcaacattttaattaaaatttaaaaaataacaatttCTACAGTAAATAAATTTGAATGGTGCTTTATTTTAAATGCATGTTTGAAGGTTCAGCCCCGTACAAAGATCAGGATTTAGATTTAATATTTTTGACTACTGTTTCCTGAATTCTGATGGTGCAGTCTAAATACATGCTGTAACCCAAGATGCATCGTCCCACACAGGAGGACCATTCCATATCCTAAAGGGGACCTATTTTCCTAGTTACCCTTTAGCTCTTTTAGGATTCTGCTTTGCATTATCTGCTAAAGTTATCCCAtgtcctctttttgccctccAGATTTCCCTCTTACGTGTACTCCTGCATCTCTTGTACTCCTCAAGGGATTCGCTtggtcccagctgcctatacctggcaAATGCTTCATTTTTTTCCCTGACCTGTGCCGTAATATCCCTTGTCAAGCATGGTTCTCTAATTTTGCCAGCCTTtctcttcactctaacaggaatatATTGTACTGAACTCTCCCTACCATACTTTTAAAAGCGTCACTTGGCAGACATCCTTTTACTTTCAAAACAGTTCCTCCCATTCAATCTTTGCAATTTCCTGCTTAATGCCTTTAAAATTGACCTTGCCcaaatttggtttggtttagtttattacaaTTGTTGTGTGTACCCCAgagacagtgaaaatcttttgttggcatgttatccagtcaaatcaaatcataccatacatgagtacaatcaagctggATACAAGTACAATAGAGAGAAATACCAAAATgtcgaatatagtgttacagcattaaagCATAACAGTTAGAGAAATAGTTCAAGGTTCGCACtgaagtaggttggaagatcaggactacagtCTAGCTTATGGGAAGACCTTTCCCTTGTCTGATAACAGTGAGGAagtagctgctcctgaatctggtcaTACGTGCTTTCATGCTTTTGTatctgcctgacaggagaagaGTGAAAAGGGAATGATCAAGTttgttgattatgttggctgcttaccCGAGTCAGTGATAGGTGTAGCTGGTAGGGAGGTCggtctgtgtgatggagtgggctaTGGACTGAttgaattgattaaaagatacagcatggaaacacgcccgtcagcccaccaattccacgttgagtcttgatcacccgttcacacttgttctatgttatcctacattctcatccactccctacacatttggggcaatttacagaggccaattaatctatcaacccacgtctttggcatgtgggaggaaaacggaataAGCGGAGGAAACACATgggatcacaggaagaatgtgtaaactccacaaggtcaggatcaaatctgggtcacacctctgcaatttcttgtggtcttgggcagagctgttgtcaaaccaagctgtgaagcatcctaatataatgctttctatggtgcatctgtagaagttggtaagtcaTCGGAGACATACCAAACCtatttagtcttctgaggaagtagaggcattggtgtgctttcttggctgtagcttCAATGTTGTTGATCCAGGCCAAGGTCATCTATGTGTAGATCCTCAGGAGATGgcattaaatgaatatttctcgtcGATCTGTACCGTGGAAAAATACATGGGTGCTAGATGATTTGCGGAATTTAATACTCTTGAAGATAGTTCACATTTCAGAAGAGTTAGGCGCCATATGTCTTAAAATATAATAAaggtacaataggtagtgcaaagagagaaATACCAAAATGTCGAATATAGTGTACAGCATTAAAGCATAACAGTTAGAGCAGTGGATAAGTTATTGGAGTGGATTCTGAGAGACCAGTTCAACATGCATTTGAAAA is part of the Rhinoraja longicauda isolate Sanriku21f unplaced genomic scaffold, sRhiLon1.1 Scf001478, whole genome shotgun sequence genome and encodes:
- the LOC144591700 gene encoding uncharacterized protein LOC144591700 translates to DLPTNPKDAEELKEKDFRRLTATQEHNVTPNELPCKTLLPSMKEIKDHVQGNATPLMPYDSPVCFHQSIYQDVGPSGQEQCGSDSLEESPLLHAPSDLPSQSAVRPLRSVGKMGDRENTEQPLYSQICAVPFCAVPADSKAAGTEMDGTFYSPKQQVPAGQFITTLNQDHQCPDALETECSLLVINVGNSEVEPTCNMNIVTGENTSRGKCTSHCNNIPGNIAGQVDCGDLQPACELATSLTVIRIRDQNTEKDDQTESEHKEVLTSSNICSLVEPTEGEEVEVHLDKNSTTCLIHSVETGTNQNNSTQDTFGTPSLPNMQESDLLDIPVVALELPEDGKPSVDTINNTNLKSSSFLYVNVSKGIQVSGTDKSISKSDLVVRPKSSSFVKQALSIHQYDRQKSRKQMNVGADSSHCAGNENWATTAPAKGNKSEDEDTNDHTTLSRSSSLQSHHNISMDTSSSTNSQSCSSPDHTYHNYQNPYRQGDPRAVSESFLKVMHCLIENQRQQEQQAVADGSLRTHIRVFSMDGGADVVLSRASRGGNNNQGRTLTSSKSDLEAKEGQIPNESNFIEFISLLESINSSRVNAAGWASDCREEGAMGGVVLPLESGSGNARLHGHSSHQRRSGKQQRQNVRSNPSHSATFSCSPQSSQENGQIQNRSGSLHLGSIGCPSGSPRHDASSHHDTSIGATHIFVDELGEVRSYTFGPKSQGFENSLNHPTSSEHIQSP